Below is a genomic region from Paraburkholderia sp. ZP32-5.
GGAACCGAATGAACGTCATTTCTGATTGTGATTGCCGTCACCCGGGCGAACAGGTGCGACCCAAGATGGAAGCGCTAAAGCTGTCGGTGACAGCGACGGCCCAAGCGCTGGGCGTCACCCGCAAATGTCTGTCCGAGCTGCTGAACGGACGGTTTGGGGTGAGTCCCGAAATGGCACTGCGGTTGGCGGCAGGATTTCCGGACACAACGCCGGAGTTCTGGCTGGCTTTGCAGATGCAATGGGATCTACAGGCGGCCCGCAACAAGCTGGGCACGCTGGGCATCAAACCCCTCACGGAGAACAGTCGTCATGCTTGAAGGCAATTCGCCACCGCTGGCCATTGCGTCACGCGTCCTTGCGCCGGAAACGCTGTCCGCGCTGCGTCGCCATCCTTATCATCTGGCCGCGTGGCGCATCGCCGATCGCTGGGCCTTTGA
It encodes:
- a CDS encoding HigA family addiction module antitoxin, coding for MNVISDCDCRHPGEQVRPKMEALKLSVTATAQALGVTRKCLSELLNGRFGVSPEMALRLAAGFPDTTPEFWLALQMQWDLQAARNKLGTLGIKPLTENSRHA